The Microbacterium sp. SORGH_AS_0862 genome has a segment encoding these proteins:
- a CDS encoding rhamnan synthesis F family protein, whose protein sequence is MQTEQRVEELSAPTFPTDGRRVVFYLLYDKRGEVDDYIVYKLERLKEHADHLFVVFNGMLGDEGRSRLESVADTVWERPNVGFDVWGYKEALAHFGEESLAEYDELILMNYTWFGPVRPFAPLFTRMESTPAHFWGMTDYPEQEPNPYTKKGILYRHLQSHWIAVRREMFTGDAWRAYWRDMPQITTYEDSILSHESRFTHHFEELGYTSAVAFSHEDYPSEHPALLNADLLMDDGCPVLKRRAFFHFPPYLDQHAVIGRWTIKRAEHHGYPVRLLFQNLARNSKPRDLHADASMLEILPDVDVSFDRDNPPRIAAAVHIFYEEMTDELMDRLVMLPVPFDLFITTTDDAKADRIREVLDRRGDEKVSSKEVRVLPSNRGRDLSAFFIGSKDVLEPGRYDLVVKIHSKQTVQSSFNAGRYFKLQQLDNVLNSAGFAANAVALFQKEPGLGIVFPPMIHIGFPTMGRGWYANRAPAEKLAAELGIRVPFDDVSPLAPYGCMWIGRPEALRLLVEHPWKYTDYAPAKKHFDGSLAHVQERLIAYAAAELGYHTRTVASTEQASISHTALDYKLDQMGATMPGYSIDQIQFLHRAGWLGHGGIVALTRVYLKLNHPRLAKLLSPLERPARTVHHWLWRLRHWEEWKRYREEAEDDVIEGELRSEK, encoded by the coding sequence TTGCAGACCGAGCAACGTGTCGAAGAGTTGTCGGCGCCCACGTTCCCCACAGACGGCAGGCGAGTCGTCTTCTACCTCCTCTACGACAAGCGGGGTGAGGTGGACGATTACATCGTCTACAAGCTGGAGCGATTGAAGGAGCACGCGGACCACCTGTTCGTCGTCTTCAACGGAATGCTCGGGGACGAGGGACGTTCGCGGCTCGAGTCCGTCGCCGACACGGTGTGGGAACGACCGAACGTGGGCTTCGACGTCTGGGGCTACAAAGAGGCGCTCGCTCACTTCGGTGAGGAGAGCCTCGCCGAGTACGACGAGCTCATCCTGATGAACTACACGTGGTTCGGACCGGTCCGCCCGTTCGCGCCCCTGTTCACGCGCATGGAGTCAACGCCGGCGCATTTCTGGGGGATGACCGATTACCCCGAGCAGGAGCCGAACCCGTACACCAAGAAGGGCATCCTGTACCGTCATCTGCAATCGCACTGGATCGCGGTCCGGCGCGAGATGTTCACGGGCGATGCCTGGCGTGCCTACTGGCGGGACATGCCGCAGATCACCACCTACGAGGACTCGATCCTCTCGCATGAGTCGCGTTTCACGCATCATTTCGAGGAGCTCGGGTACACGTCCGCGGTCGCGTTCTCGCACGAGGACTACCCGTCCGAGCATCCGGCGCTCCTCAACGCGGACCTGCTGATGGACGACGGTTGCCCCGTCCTCAAGCGACGAGCGTTCTTCCACTTCCCGCCCTACCTCGACCAGCACGCGGTCATCGGTCGTTGGACGATCAAGCGGGCCGAGCATCACGGGTACCCCGTGCGCCTGCTCTTCCAGAACCTGGCACGCAACTCCAAGCCCCGGGACCTGCACGCGGACGCGTCGATGCTCGAGATCCTGCCCGACGTCGACGTGTCGTTCGACCGAGACAACCCACCTCGCATCGCCGCCGCGGTGCACATCTTCTACGAGGAGATGACCGATGAACTGATGGATCGGTTGGTCATGCTTCCAGTGCCGTTCGATCTGTTCATCACCACGACCGACGACGCAAAAGCCGACCGGATCCGCGAGGTGCTCGATCGGCGGGGCGATGAGAAGGTCTCCTCCAAGGAAGTCCGGGTGCTTCCCTCCAACCGGGGTCGGGATCTCAGCGCCTTCTTCATCGGTTCGAAGGATGTGCTCGAACCGGGTCGCTACGACCTCGTGGTGAAGATCCACTCTAAGCAGACGGTCCAGAGCTCCTTCAACGCGGGTCGGTATTTCAAGCTTCAGCAACTGGATAACGTGCTGAACTCTGCCGGATTCGCCGCGAACGCCGTAGCGCTCTTCCAGAAGGAGCCCGGGCTCGGGATCGTGTTCCCTCCCATGATCCACATCGGCTTTCCCACCATGGGACGAGGCTGGTACGCGAATCGCGCACCGGCCGAGAAGCTCGCAGCGGAGCTGGGAATCAGGGTGCCTTTTGACGACGTGTCGCCCTTGGCCCCGTACGGATGCATGTGGATCGGTCGGCCGGAGGCTCTGCGTCTGCTCGTCGAGCATCCGTGGAAGTACACCGACTATGCTCCTGCGAAGAAGCACTTCGACGGCAGTCTCGCCCACGTCCAGGAGCGCCTCATCGCATACGCGGCGGCCGAGCTGGGCTACCACACCCGTACGGTGGCCAGCACCGAACAGGCCTCGATCAGCCACACCGCCCTCGACTACAAGCTCGATCAGATGGGCGCGACCATGCCCGGCTACTCGATCGATCAGATCCAGTTCCTGCATCGGGCGGGGTGGCTGGGCCATGGCGGCATCGTCGCCCTCACCCGGGTGTACCTGAAGCTCAACCATCCGCGTCTCGCGAAGCTGCTGAGCCCGTTGGAGCGTCCGGCGCGCACCGTGCACCACTGGTTGTGGCGCCTGCGCCACTGGGAGGAATGGAAGCGTTACCGGGAGGAGGCCGAGGATGACGTCATTGAAGGAGAGCTTCGATCCGAGAAATAA
- the rfbA gene encoding glucose-1-phosphate thymidylyltransferase RfbA, whose amino-acid sequence MRGIILAGGTGSRLHPITMGVSKQLVPVYDKPMIYYPLTTLMLAGITDILVITTPHDADQFQRLLGDGSRFGVSLTYAQQPSPDGLAQAFTLGAEHIGNEPAALVLGDNIFYGPGMGTRLRRYTQLTGAAVFGYWVADPTAYGVVEFDEAGRALSIEEKPEVPKSHYAIPGLYFYDNDVVEIARELKPSARGELEITDLNRVYLERGELRVEILPRGTAWLDTGTFDSLSEATEFIRTVQKRQGLSIGCPEEVAWRMGWLTDDELRERAEPLLKSGYGRYLLEVLQQGPVR is encoded by the coding sequence ATGCGTGGCATCATCCTGGCCGGTGGAACCGGTTCGCGCCTTCACCCCATCACGATGGGCGTATCGAAGCAACTGGTCCCGGTGTACGACAAGCCGATGATCTACTACCCGCTCACGACGCTCATGCTGGCCGGGATTACCGACATCCTGGTGATCACGACGCCGCACGACGCCGACCAGTTCCAGCGTCTGCTGGGTGACGGCTCGAGGTTCGGTGTCTCGTTGACGTACGCGCAGCAGCCGTCCCCCGACGGGCTCGCTCAGGCGTTCACGCTCGGTGCCGAGCACATCGGGAACGAACCGGCCGCGCTCGTGCTGGGCGACAACATCTTCTACGGCCCGGGAATGGGCACCCGTCTTCGCCGCTACACGCAGCTGACCGGTGCTGCCGTGTTCGGGTATTGGGTGGCGGACCCGACCGCGTACGGCGTTGTGGAGTTCGACGAGGCCGGCAGAGCGCTCTCGATCGAGGAGAAGCCCGAGGTCCCGAAGAGTCACTACGCGATCCCGGGGCTGTACTTCTACGACAACGACGTGGTGGAGATCGCCCGCGAGCTCAAGCCGTCCGCACGCGGAGAACTCGAGATCACCGATCTGAATCGTGTGTATCTCGAGCGCGGGGAGCTTCGCGTGGAGATCCTTCCGCGCGGCACAGCGTGGCTGGACACAGGCACCTTCGACTCCCTGAGCGAGGCCACGGAATTCATCCGCACGGTTCAGAAGCGGCAGGGGCTGTCGATCGGCTGCCCCGAAGAGGTCGCCTGGCGCATGGGCTGGCTCACCGATGACGAGTTGCGCGAACGTGCGGAGCCGCTGCTGAAGAGCGGCTACGGTCGCTATCTGCTCGAAGTGTTGCAACAGGGGCCCGTCCGCTAG
- the rfbB gene encoding dTDP-glucose 4,6-dehydratase has protein sequence MRRLLVTGGAGFIGSNFVHYVLEHTDDQVTVLDKLTYAGDRRSLDGLPRERVRLVHGDICDADLVGSLFDAHDAVVHYAAESHNDNSLSGPAPFVQTNLVGTFTLLEAARRTGVRFHHISTDEVYGDLEFDDPERFTESTPYNPSSPYSSTKAGSDLLVRAWVRSFGVQATISNCSNNYGPRQHVEKFIPRQITNIIDGVRPRLYGDGLNVRDWIHADDHSSAVLRILDAGRIGETYLIGADGEKTNRQVVEMILVGMGRDADAYDLVTDRPGHDKRYAIDWSKLRDELGWQPQFADFASGIGATIDWYVANEQWWRPQKAETERKYAEVGQ, from the coding sequence ATGCGCAGACTCCTTGTGACGGGCGGCGCCGGTTTCATCGGCTCGAATTTCGTCCACTACGTTCTCGAGCACACCGATGACCAGGTGACCGTCCTCGACAAGCTCACCTACGCCGGGGACCGTCGCTCCCTGGACGGACTCCCGCGCGAGCGCGTCCGGCTCGTGCACGGCGACATCTGCGACGCGGATCTCGTGGGGTCGCTCTTCGACGCGCACGACGCCGTGGTGCACTACGCCGCGGAGTCGCACAACGACAACTCGCTCTCCGGCCCCGCCCCGTTCGTGCAGACGAATCTCGTCGGCACGTTCACGCTGCTCGAAGCGGCGCGCCGCACCGGCGTACGCTTCCACCACATCTCCACGGACGAGGTGTACGGCGACCTGGAGTTTGACGATCCCGAACGGTTCACGGAGAGCACGCCGTACAACCCGTCGAGCCCCTATTCGTCCACGAAGGCGGGTTCCGATCTTCTCGTTCGCGCGTGGGTGCGCTCGTTCGGCGTGCAGGCCACCATCAGCAACTGCTCCAACAACTACGGTCCCCGTCAGCACGTGGAGAAGTTCATCCCCCGCCAGATCACGAACATCATCGACGGCGTCCGCCCGCGGCTGTACGGGGATGGCCTCAACGTGCGCGACTGGATCCACGCGGATGACCACTCTTCGGCTGTGCTTCGCATCCTCGATGCAGGCCGGATCGGCGAGACCTACCTCATCGGCGCCGACGGGGAGAAGACGAACCGCCAGGTCGTCGAGATGATCCTGGTGGGGATGGGCCGCGACGCTGACGCGTACGATCTGGTTACCGACCGCCCCGGCCACGACAAGCGGTACGCGATCGATTGGTCCAAGCTGCGCGATGAGCTGGGGTGGCAGCCGCAGTTCGCCGACTTCGCGTCGGGCATCGGCGCGACGATCGACTGGTATGTGGCGAACGAGCAGTGGTGGCGCCCGCAGAAGGCGGAGACCGAGCGCAAGTACGCGGAGGTCGGTCAGTGA
- a CDS encoding glycosyltransferase has protein sequence MLDTASALVSPSALSAFPWRAVEALALGVPIVAMASAVHEEVLLDGALIAPVESLSDALGQVLASEESRKRYAVRAADRGRAFSWRDHAERVWALHSEL, from the coding sequence GTGCTGGATACGGCGAGCGCACTCGTCTCCCCGTCCGCGCTCAGCGCATTCCCGTGGCGGGCCGTCGAGGCGCTGGCCCTGGGCGTGCCCATCGTGGCGATGGCGTCGGCGGTCCACGAAGAGGTGCTCCTCGACGGCGCGCTCATCGCCCCCGTCGAGTCGCTTTCGGATGCCCTCGGGCAGGTCCTCGCCTCAGAGGAGAGCCGGAAGCGGTACGCGGTCCGCGCCGCTGATCGCGGCCGCGCATTCTCCTGGCGCGATCACGCAGAGCGGGTCTGGGCGCTGCACTCCGAGCTGTAA
- a CDS encoding LCP family protein, whose product MSAVSPPRPGRRQAAAPVVNPYPLRYPDSSSRAVMTRRAWWLVVLNFLVPGSAQALAGNRRLGRFGLGATLLLWALTLVCAVIALVDVGTFVDLATGAWVPGWLVLLRPVPMLVVQGILFLYAGLWIVLTIDTLRLVRLVKIQPWARLATSIVAIAALVLSSAGAVWASNSVGAARDALGSVFTQTGPAVEPVDGYYNILLLGADSGEGRDSMRFDSISVVSINADTGATTIFGIPRDMPNFPFAPGPMQDKYPNGHESHPSSTCGWGSGINQLRTEVEVCQDGNSIYPDAVANGSEPGVEATKDAAEGILGIQIPFYAFIDMDGFAALIDALGGVDINVTERLPKGGGPAYEGQSAEEWAIGWIEPGEQHMDGDTAQWYARSRYTTNDWDRMLRQRQLQEAILAQFTPGNVLSRFQDVAAAGTHLVKTDVPQTMLGYFVELAIKAKEQQVTSIELTPEGGIDDRHPDYDKVHQIVQQALYPPTPSPAPQG is encoded by the coding sequence GTGAGCGCGGTGAGCCCGCCCCGCCCCGGGCGGCGCCAGGCCGCCGCACCGGTGGTGAACCCCTATCCGCTCCGATATCCGGACAGCTCGTCACGTGCCGTGATGACGCGACGCGCATGGTGGCTCGTCGTGCTCAACTTCCTGGTTCCGGGCTCCGCTCAGGCACTGGCGGGCAACCGGAGGCTCGGACGGTTCGGCCTCGGCGCGACGTTGCTGCTCTGGGCACTCACGCTCGTGTGCGCGGTGATCGCGCTGGTCGATGTCGGGACCTTCGTCGACCTCGCGACGGGGGCCTGGGTGCCGGGATGGCTGGTACTGCTCCGGCCGGTGCCCATGCTCGTCGTGCAGGGGATCCTGTTCCTCTACGCCGGGCTGTGGATCGTCCTGACGATCGACACCCTGCGTCTCGTCCGGCTCGTGAAGATCCAGCCCTGGGCGCGGCTGGCCACCTCGATCGTCGCCATCGCCGCACTGGTGCTCTCCAGCGCGGGGGCGGTCTGGGCATCGAACTCGGTCGGCGCTGCGCGCGACGCGCTCGGCTCGGTCTTCACCCAGACCGGGCCCGCTGTGGAGCCGGTCGACGGCTACTACAACATCCTCCTGCTCGGCGCCGACAGCGGCGAAGGCCGCGACTCCATGCGCTTCGACAGCATCTCGGTGGTCTCGATCAACGCCGACACGGGCGCGACGACGATCTTCGGAATCCCGCGGGACATGCCGAACTTCCCGTTCGCCCCGGGGCCGATGCAGGACAAGTACCCGAACGGCCACGAGTCCCACCCCAGCTCCACGTGCGGGTGGGGCAGCGGCATCAACCAGCTGCGCACCGAGGTCGAGGTCTGCCAGGACGGCAATTCGATCTATCCGGATGCGGTCGCCAACGGCTCCGAGCCCGGGGTCGAGGCGACGAAGGACGCGGCGGAGGGGATCCTCGGCATCCAGATCCCGTTCTACGCGTTCATCGATATGGACGGTTTCGCCGCCCTGATCGACGCCCTGGGTGGTGTCGACATCAACGTGACCGAGCGTCTGCCGAAGGGCGGCGGTCCCGCTTACGAGGGACAGAGCGCCGAGGAGTGGGCGATCGGGTGGATCGAACCCGGCGAGCAGCACATGGATGGCGACACCGCCCAGTGGTACGCCCGATCGCGCTACACCACGAACGACTGGGACCGCATGCTGCGTCAGCGTCAGCTGCAGGAGGCGATCCTCGCCCAGTTCACCCCGGGCAACGTCCTCAGCAGGTTCCAGGATGTTGCGGCGGCCGGCACGCACCTCGTCAAGACGGATGTCCCGCAGACCATGCTCGGGTACTTCGTGGAGCTCGCGATCAAGGCGAAGGAGCAGCAGGTCACCTCGATCGAGCTGACCCCTGAGGGCGGTATCGATGATCGCCATCCCGACTACGACAAGGTGCACCAGATCGTTCAGCAGGCGCTGTACCCGCCCACGCCGTCCCCGGCTCCGCAGGGCTGA
- the purE gene encoding 5-(carboxyamino)imidazole ribonucleotide mutase, with product MGSDSDWRVMNEASAALTEFGIPHEVEVVSAHRTPEKLHRYGVEARSRGLRVIIAGAGGAAHLPGMLASVTPLPVVGVPVPLATLDGLDSLLSIVQMPAGIPVATVSIGGARNAGILAARILGASDPGIADRLESYARELEQVVEQKNQRLKDSL from the coding sequence ATGGGCTCCGATTCCGACTGGCGTGTGATGAACGAGGCTTCGGCCGCTCTCACCGAGTTCGGTATCCCGCACGAGGTGGAGGTCGTCTCGGCGCACCGCACACCCGAGAAGCTGCATCGTTACGGCGTCGAGGCGCGATCGCGCGGCCTGCGGGTCATCATCGCCGGCGCGGGCGGAGCCGCGCACCTGCCCGGAATGCTCGCATCCGTGACACCGCTGCCCGTCGTCGGAGTCCCCGTCCCGCTCGCGACGCTGGACGGGTTGGATTCGTTGCTGAGCATCGTGCAGATGCCGGCCGGGATCCCGGTCGCGACCGTCTCGATCGGTGGGGCGCGCAACGCCGGAATCCTCGCGGCGCGGATCCTCGGTGCATCGGATCCCGGCATCGCCGATCGCCTCGAGTCGTACGCGCGCGAGCTCGAGCAGGTCGTCGAGCAGAAGAACCAGCGGCTGAAGGACTCGTTGTGA
- a CDS encoding 5-(carboxyamino)imidazole ribonucleotide synthase, with product MAVRVGVVGGGQLARMMIAPAAELGLEIRVLAESEGMSAALAATAVGDYRDLETVRAFARDVDVLTFDHEHVPQDVLRALVADGIAVHPGPDALRFAQDKLEMRERLAELGMPQPDWARVENTDQLQEFLDDHGHRAVVKTPRGGYDGKGVRVVSAATEAQDWFTALAEDARGGALLVEELVDFRRELAQQVARRPSGDIVAYPVVETVQRDGVCAEVVAPAPRAQGRLAAEAERIGVAIADGLGVTGMLAVELFETTDERLLVNELAMRPHNSGHWSQDGAVTSQFEQHLRAVLDLPLGSADARAPWSVMINILGGPADGTLEDRFDAAMSAHPAAKVHTYGKAPRPGRKVGHVNVAGDDLDDVVYEARAAAAHFLD from the coding sequence ATGGCGGTGCGTGTGGGAGTCGTGGGCGGCGGACAGCTTGCCCGGATGATGATCGCCCCGGCAGCGGAGCTCGGTCTCGAGATCCGCGTGCTGGCCGAGTCCGAGGGGATGAGCGCGGCGCTCGCCGCGACGGCGGTGGGCGATTACCGCGACCTCGAGACGGTGCGCGCCTTCGCCCGCGACGTGGATGTGCTGACCTTCGACCACGAGCACGTGCCGCAGGACGTGCTGCGCGCTCTCGTCGCCGACGGCATCGCCGTGCATCCTGGCCCCGACGCGCTCCGGTTCGCGCAGGACAAGCTCGAGATGCGAGAGCGACTGGCGGAGCTCGGCATGCCCCAGCCCGACTGGGCGCGCGTGGAGAACACCGACCAGTTGCAGGAGTTCCTCGATGACCACGGCCATCGCGCGGTCGTGAAGACGCCGCGCGGCGGCTACGACGGCAAGGGTGTGCGCGTCGTGTCCGCGGCGACCGAAGCGCAGGACTGGTTCACGGCGCTCGCCGAGGATGCCCGCGGCGGAGCTCTCCTGGTCGAGGAGCTCGTCGACTTCCGCCGCGAGCTGGCGCAGCAGGTCGCGCGGCGGCCCTCCGGCGACATCGTCGCGTACCCCGTCGTCGAGACGGTCCAGCGCGACGGCGTCTGCGCCGAGGTCGTGGCTCCCGCGCCCCGTGCGCAGGGCCGCCTGGCCGCGGAGGCCGAGCGCATCGGCGTCGCGATCGCGGACGGCCTCGGAGTCACCGGGATGCTGGCGGTGGAGCTGTTCGAGACCACCGACGAGCGGCTGCTCGTCAACGAGCTGGCGATGCGTCCGCACAACAGCGGCCACTGGAGCCAGGACGGCGCGGTCACGAGCCAGTTCGAGCAGCATCTGCGCGCCGTGCTCGATCTCCCGCTGGGCTCGGCAGACGCGCGCGCGCCGTGGTCGGTCATGATCAACATCTTGGGCGGGCCCGCCGACGGGACGCTCGAGGACCGCTTCGATGCGGCGATGTCCGCGCATCCGGCGGCGAAGGTGCACACCTACGGCAAGGCGCCGCGCCCCGGTCGCAAGGTGGGGCACGTGAACGTCGCCGGCGACGACCTCGACGACGTCGTCTACGAGGCGAGGGCGGCCGCCGCGCACTTCCTGGACTGA
- a CDS encoding PH domain-containing protein — protein sequence MTQPTGFGVRPPTPAPGVAAPERRIVRTRRHARRLLWCALVLIGVSGAVGYLLGNLPAPFEDWMLVLAAALVVVVLVVVPFLAWLSHTYTVTTRRVIERSGAFGRRSRELSHVRGYRITVRRGPLQRLWRTGTLILDDGVEEPLVIRRIPQVQLLHEVLVDQVEVNQILAHRDAQPLPAPPGAPA from the coding sequence GTGACGCAGCCGACCGGATTCGGGGTCCGCCCGCCGACACCCGCTCCCGGTGTCGCGGCGCCGGAGCGTCGTATCGTGCGCACCCGCAGGCATGCCCGGCGGCTCCTGTGGTGCGCCCTCGTGCTCATCGGCGTCTCCGGAGCCGTCGGCTACCTCCTGGGGAATCTCCCGGCGCCGTTCGAGGACTGGATGCTGGTGCTCGCCGCGGCGCTCGTCGTCGTCGTGCTCGTGGTCGTCCCCTTTCTCGCCTGGCTCTCGCACACCTACACGGTCACGACGCGTCGCGTCATCGAGCGCTCGGGCGCCTTCGGGCGCCGCTCCCGCGAGCTCAGCCACGTCCGCGGGTACCGCATCACGGTGCGCAGAGGGCCGCTGCAGCGGCTGTGGCGCACCGGGACCTTGATCCTCGATGACGGCGTGGAGGAGCCGCTCGTCATCCGCCGCATCCCGCAGGTGCAGTTGCTGCACGAGGTGCTCGTCGACCAGGTCGAGGTCAACCAGATCCTCGCCCACCGCGACGCCCAGCCGCTTCCCGCGCCGCCCGGCGCCCCCGCCTGA
- a CDS encoding biotin--[acetyl-CoA-carboxylase] ligase: MPIPADGYPLAAAVSPRVQVVETTDSTNADAVAAVLADDAGWPHLSVLVTTDQRRGRGRLDRTWVTPARTALAVSVVVRVGALPVHARGWIPLIAGVAMTRAIAAQLHGIPQAVGLKWPNDVLVEGQKICGILAEAVPGEFDAVVVGAGVNTRMPRVDLPVATAISFAALGQEADEDRLLADYLSGLDRLLTDLIDAEGDAVAAGVLSAVESVCTTLGGDVVVSLPDGTTLEGRAERIDAQGRLVVAAGGAEIPVAAGDVTHVR, translated from the coding sequence ATGCCGATCCCCGCCGATGGATACCCGCTCGCCGCCGCCGTCAGCCCCCGGGTGCAGGTCGTCGAGACGACCGACTCGACGAACGCGGATGCGGTCGCCGCCGTCCTGGCGGACGATGCCGGATGGCCGCACCTGTCCGTTCTGGTCACGACCGACCAGCGCCGAGGCCGCGGCCGGCTGGATCGCACCTGGGTCACGCCCGCCCGCACGGCGCTCGCCGTCTCCGTGGTGGTGCGCGTGGGCGCTCTGCCCGTTCATGCTCGGGGGTGGATCCCGTTGATCGCGGGCGTCGCGATGACGCGCGCGATCGCCGCGCAACTGCATGGCATCCCCCAGGCGGTGGGGCTCAAGTGGCCGAACGATGTGCTCGTGGAGGGGCAGAAGATCTGCGGCATCCTGGCAGAGGCGGTGCCCGGCGAGTTCGACGCGGTCGTGGTCGGCGCGGGGGTCAACACGCGGATGCCGCGCGTCGATCTGCCCGTGGCGACGGCGATCTCCTTCGCCGCTCTCGGACAGGAGGCCGATGAGGACAGGCTGCTCGCCGACTATCTGAGCGGTCTCGACCGTCTGCTCACGGATCTCATCGACGCCGAGGGCGACGCGGTCGCGGCGGGCGTGCTGTCCGCCGTCGAGAGCGTCTGCACGACGCTGGGCGGCGACGTCGTGGTGTCGCTGCCGGACGGCACGACGCTCGAAGGTCGCGCCGAGCGCATCGATGCGCAGGGGCGATTGGTCGTCGCCGCGGGCGGTGCGGAGATCCCGGTGGCCGCAGGAGATGTCACGCACGTCCGATAG
- a CDS encoding acyl-CoA carboxylase subunit beta, with the protein MTDSPDLSTTAGKIADLRQRYQEAVVNAEKNAQTKQHAKDKLTARERIELLVDHGSFVEMDEYVRHRTTAFGMERSRPYGDSVVIGTGTIHGRTVAVYAQDFSTFGGSLGEVAGDKIIKIMEFALRAGCPCIGILDSGGARIQEGVVALGKYGEIFRLNTAASGVIPQISLIMGPAAGGAVYSPALTDFVIMVDKTSQMFVTGPDVIKTVTGEDVGMEELGGALTHNTRSGVAHYLAEDEDDAIDYARTLIGFLPDNNMSEVPGYEGAFEFETTDADRALNTVIPDSPNQPYDIHQVIEHVVDDGEFLEVQPLFAPNIVIGFGRVEGRTVGVIANQPSQMAGTLNIDAGEKASRFVRFCDAFSIPIVTLVDVPGYLPGTDQEWTGVIRRGAKLLYAYAEATVPLVTVILRKAYGGAYIVMGSKQLGADINLAWPTAEIAVMGGQGAVNILYRGEIKRAEEAGEDVAAVRARLASEYTYNVASPFLAAERGELDGIIEPAQTRVAIAKALRSLRGKRASLPPKKHGNIPL; encoded by the coding sequence GTGACGGACAGCCCCGACCTCTCGACCACCGCAGGCAAGATCGCCGACCTGCGCCAGCGCTACCAGGAAGCGGTCGTCAACGCCGAGAAGAACGCGCAGACGAAACAGCACGCGAAGGACAAGCTCACGGCGCGCGAGCGCATCGAGCTGCTGGTCGATCACGGCAGTTTCGTGGAGATGGACGAGTACGTGCGTCACCGCACGACGGCCTTCGGGATGGAGCGCTCGCGCCCCTACGGCGACTCCGTCGTGATCGGCACCGGCACCATCCACGGCCGCACCGTCGCCGTGTACGCGCAGGACTTCTCCACCTTCGGAGGCTCGCTCGGCGAAGTGGCGGGCGACAAGATCATCAAGATCATGGAGTTCGCGCTGCGCGCGGGCTGCCCCTGCATCGGCATCCTGGACTCGGGCGGCGCCCGCATCCAGGAGGGCGTGGTGGCCCTCGGCAAGTACGGCGAGATCTTCCGCCTGAACACCGCGGCGTCCGGCGTGATCCCCCAGATCTCGCTCATCATGGGCCCCGCCGCGGGTGGTGCCGTGTACTCCCCCGCCCTCACCGACTTCGTGATCATGGTCGACAAGACGAGCCAGATGTTCGTGACCGGACCCGACGTCATCAAGACCGTCACGGGCGAGGATGTCGGCATGGAGGAGCTGGGCGGGGCCCTCACGCACAACACCCGCTCCGGCGTCGCGCACTACCTCGCAGAGGACGAGGACGACGCGATCGACTACGCCCGCACCCTGATCGGTTTCCTCCCCGACAACAACATGTCGGAGGTCCCGGGCTACGAGGGCGCCTTCGAGTTCGAGACGACGGATGCGGACCGCGCGCTCAACACGGTGATCCCCGACTCGCCGAATCAGCCCTACGACATCCATCAGGTCATCGAGCACGTGGTGGACGACGGGGAGTTCCTCGAGGTCCAGCCTCTCTTCGCCCCGAACATCGTGATCGGCTTCGGCCGCGTCGAGGGCCGCACGGTCGGCGTCATCGCGAATCAGCCGTCGCAGATGGCGGGCACGCTCAACATCGACGCGGGAGAGAAGGCCAGCCGCTTCGTCCGGTTCTGTGACGCGTTCTCGATCCCGATCGTGACGCTCGTGGACGTGCCGGGCTACCTGCCCGGCACCGACCAGGAGTGGACGGGTGTCATCCGCCGCGGCGCCAAGCTGCTCTACGCCTACGCCGAGGCGACGGTCCCGCTCGTCACCGTGATCCTGCGCAAGGCCTACGGCGGCGCCTACATCGTGATGGGCTCCAAGCAGTTGGGGGCGGACATCAACCTGGCCTGGCCGACCGCGGAGATCGCCGTCATGGGCGGGCAGGGAGCCGTCAACATCCTCTACCGCGGCGAGATCAAGCGCGCCGAGGAGGCCGGCGAGGACGTCGCCGCCGTGCGCGCCCGGCTGGCGAGCGAGTACACCTACAACGTGGCATCGCCCTTCCTCGCCGCCGAACGCGGCGAGTTGGACGGGATCATCGAGCCCGCTCAGACGCGCGTCGCGATCGCGAAGGCGCTGCGCTCCCTGCGCGGCAAGCGCGCCAGCCTGCCGCCGAAGAAGCATGGGAACATCCCGCTATGA
- a CDS encoding acyl-CoA carboxylase epsilon subunit produces the protein MTLEDSGEALRIDVRRGNPDDVELAAAIAVVAAAYRQEEQGAVAADPIRRSAWSLSQRGLRQPLRREAGWGGYSG, from the coding sequence ATGACCCTCGAGGATTCCGGCGAGGCGCTGCGGATCGACGTGCGCCGGGGAAACCCGGACGACGTGGAACTCGCCGCGGCGATCGCGGTCGTCGCCGCCGCCTACCGGCAGGAGGAGCAGGGCGCGGTGGCCGCGGATCCGATCCGCCGCTCCGCGTGGTCGCTGTCTCAGCGCGGACTCCGGCAGCCCCTGCGGCGTGAGGCCGGATGGGGCGGATACAGCGGCTGA